From the Planctomycetota bacterium genome, the window TTTTCCTCCAGTATGGTGGAAAAGGAAATGCAAGGGAAAATACACGTTGCCCACGTCCCCAAAACCATTGATAATGACCTTCCTCTGCCGAATAATCTTTCAACCTTCGGGTACCAGACCGCGCGCCACTTTGGGGTGGAAATCGTCATGAACCTGATGGAAGACGCCTTTACCACCAACCGCTGGTATTTCGTGATTGCCATGGGTCGTAAAGCCGGGCACCTGGCGCTGGGCATCGGCAAGGCCGCCGGAGCGACACTTACCATTATCGGAGAGGAATTCACCTCAAAAAATATCAGCATCGGTCAGATAAGCGATATACTGGAAGGCGCCATTATAAAGAGGCGTGCCATGGGCAAAGACCAGGGCGTTGCCATACTGGCAGAAGGCCTTGTGGAAAGATTCGACCCCAAGGAACTCGAGGGGCTGGAAGACGCGGAAAGAGACGAATACGGCCATATCAGGCTTTCGGAAGTAGACCTTGGGAAAATCATCAAGGATGAAGTCAAAAAACGCCTGGAAAAACGAGGGATTAAAATAACCATCGTTGATAAAAATATCGGTTACGAATTGCGCTGCGCCTCTCCCATTCCTTTCGATGCCGAATATACCAGGAACCTCGGCCATGGAGCAATCAAGTTCCTGACAGAAGGAAAAACGGGCGCGGTTATCAGTATGCCGGGAGGCGTTCTTATCCCGATTTATTTCAAAGACCTGATGGATCCGAAAACCGGGCGGACCGCCGTGCGCTATGTCGATATTAAAACCGAGGCTTACGAAGTCGCCCGCGCTTATATGATTCGGTTAAATAAACAGGATTTCTCTAATCCGGAACAGCTGAAGCTTCTGGCCAAAACAGCCAAGACGACTCCGGAAGAGTTTAAGAAACAATTTGAATCTGCAATTTAAGGAGGAATTAATATGGATATTTACAGGAATATTGACGAGGCAAAATCATCCTCCAAAGGAGCGGTGGAGTGGTCAGGCACAGGGATAAAAGTATTGGACCAGAAAAAACTGCGTGACGGCCTTATTGACCAATGGGTCTACAGCGCGGTTTTCAGCCAGGATGCCGCTCTAAAACAATTCCTTTATAAGACAATCAGGGAAACAGCCGAAGCATTGGGTGCCGCGCCTTCAAGCATACAGTCGCTTTACGAGGCATCGGCAAAAGGCGTCTATAAAAACAAGACTGTCCCGGCGATGAATATCCGCGGCATAACTTACGAAGTCGCCCGTGCGGCTTTCAGGGCGGCTCTGAAAAATAAGGTCGGCGCATTCATATTTGAAATCGCTAAAAGCGAGATGAAGTATACTATGCAAGACCCGTCTGAATACGCCGCGGTCATACTGGCCGCCGCCATCAAAGAAGGCTATAAAGGGCCGGTATTCATACAGGGAGACCATTTCCAGTTCGCCTCCAAGAAATTCATGGAAGACCCCAAAGCCGAAGAAGAAAGCCTAAAGAAACTGATAAAATCAGCTCTCCTGGCGGGCTTTTATAATATTGATATCGACGCCTCAACGCTCGTTAAGCTTTCACACGGCACCCTTGAAGAACAACAGGCGAATAACTCCAAGATGACCGCTGAACTGACCAAATTCATCAGGGAAAACCAGCCTAAAGGCGTAACTGTGGCAATCGGCGGCGAAATAGGGGAAGTCGGCAAGGAAAACAGCCGCCCCGAA encodes:
- a CDS encoding 6-phosphofructokinase, which translates into the protein MSNHKLGILVGGGPAPGINGVISAATIEAINLGWEVIGIMDGFKHLARGTDIQTMPLTIDEVSRIHFRGGSILRTSRENPTKDPGKMQNVINSLSILGINRLITIGGEDTIFSSSMVEKEMQGKIHVAHVPKTIDNDLPLPNNLSTFGYQTARHFGVEIVMNLMEDAFTTNRWYFVIAMGRKAGHLALGIGKAAGATLTIIGEEFTSKNISIGQISDILEGAIIKRRAMGKDQGVAILAEGLVERFDPKELEGLEDAERDEYGHIRLSEVDLGKIIKDEVKKRLEKRGIKITIVDKNIGYELRCASPIPFDAEYTRNLGHGAIKFLTEGKTGAVISMPGGVLIPIYFKDLMDPKTGRTAVRYVDIKTEAYEVARAYMIRLNKQDFSNPEQLKLLAKTAKTTPEEFKKQFESAI
- a CDS encoding class II fructose-bisphosphate aldolase, whose protein sequence is MDIYRNIDEAKSSSKGAVEWSGTGIKVLDQKKLRDGLIDQWVYSAVFSQDAALKQFLYKTIRETAEALGAAPSSIQSLYEASAKGVYKNKTVPAMNIRGITYEVARAAFRAALKNKVGAFIFEIAKSEMKYTMQDPSEYAAVILAAAIKEGYKGPVFIQGDHFQFASKKFMEDPKAEEESLKKLIKSALLAGFYNIDIDASTLVKLSHGTLEEQQANNSKMTAELTKFIRENQPKGVTVAIGGEIGEVGKENSRPEELRAFMGGYKNLLPKGMAGIAKVSVQTGTRHGGVVLPDGSIAKVNLDFETLKTLSELARQEFGMGGAVQHGASTLPDDAFRKFPEMGTVEVHLATGFQNLIYEHPKFPKGLLTEIDEYLRKNAADERKPKQTEEQFIYTVRKKGFGPFKKQTWDIPRENLDAIMATMEEKFTFLFKQLNVNDTADLVKKTIK